The Cytophagales bacterium DNA window TAAAAGAACATAGGAAAAAGAAAGCAATTGATGAAATTTTAAATCAGTAAAACCAACCACCTTTTGTCTATTAGACCCATATTTATAATAGAGGTAATAATAGTGAAACTATATTTTTTAATCGTAGAAATTATCTTTACTTCTTAGAAAAATGGGATAAATATTTCTCAAAGTATTTAGATATTTATTCTTACTGTTTAATACCTAATCATTTTCACTTTTTTGCACAAGTTAAAGAGTTTGATACAAGCAATGCAATCGCAAGAAGCGAGAAAAAATCTATACCATCACACGAAACGATGGCATCGTTAAACATCGTTAACTCAATCATTGCAGAACAATTTAGAAGATTTTTTATTACCTATTCACAAGCTATTAATAAACAGGAAAATCGTACTGGAAGTTTATTTCATAAGCCTTTTAAAAGAATACATGTAGACTCAGATGATTATATTACATCAATAATACATTATATTCATCATAATCCTATACACCATGGTTTGGTCAAAAATTATCATGATTGGAGTTATTGTTCATATAATGAGATGTTAAATAATGTGAAAACAAAAATTAATAGAGATTTTGTATTGCAATGGTTTGGTAGTAGAGATGAATTAATAAAATTTCATAAGGAATTATTAAATTATAAAATTATTGAAAAATATATAATGGAAGACTAACGATGCCATCGCTCGAAAAAACGATGCCATCGCTCAAACTATTTTATTTAACGAGATCATTGCTTAAAACGACAGCAGTATTAATTAATTGATCATTAGCTAAATAAAGCGATGGCATCGTTAACTCTGGACCAACGATGCCATCGCTCAAACTATTTTATTTAACGAGATCATTACTTAAAACGACAGCCGTATTAATTAATTGATCATTAGCTAAATAAAGCGATGGCATCGTTAATAATTTGATGCAGAAGTAGTTAGAGATATTCAACTGAAAAAACTCAATCTTTCTTCCTTAGAATCATTGTATAAAGAAAAAACAGGAGAAACTCTTGACATTAATATTTTAGAAAAATTTAATTGGAAAGACCGCACTAAGTTTAAACTAAAATACATTAATCAATTATTACAAGAAGACCTCCTGGCAATGACAATTTCTGAAAAACCCAATAGTTCAAAACAAAAATATCATACAACCCAAAAAGGGATTGGACATATTAAATAACGATTAGAAATTTCGTAACTTTGCAAAAACAAACTTATGAGATTTAATGCAAGAAACAGCAATTTCGGAAACAGACCAAATCCTCCAAAACAACCTCAACCACACCCTGTTTTCATGGTCAAAACAATCAGGGCTGGATCCGGTTAGGGTAGCGTATGCAGAAGGGGTATATTTTTATGACTATGACGGTAAAAAGTACCTGGATTTTTCTTCACAACTGATGAACGTAAATATCGGGCATGGGCATCCAAAAGTGCGCGAGGCAGTATTAAAGCAAATGGAGGAGGTCAGCTACGTTTATCCCGGTATGATCACAAAAGTAAGAGGTGAATTGGGGAAAAAACTAACAGAGATCACACCCGGGAGCTTAAACCGTACCTTTTTTACTTTGGGCGGAGCTGAAGCAATAGAAAATGCCATCAAGCTGGCACGGGTTTATACCGGCAGACATAAAATTATCGCACAGTACCGCTCCTACCATGGCGCCACTTATGGCGCTATTTCTGCCGGTGGGGATCCGAGAAGACATGCGGTTGACAGCCAGCAGTTGCCTAACATTGTGCATGTTGAAAATCCCTATTTTTACCGTTGCCCATGGAATAGCTCAACGCCTGAAGAATGTGCCCGGCTGTGCGCAGAGCAAGTTGAAAGAGTAATACAATTTGAAAATCCTGATAATGTGGCCGCTATCCTCCTGGAAGGGGAATCAGGTTCATCGGGTTGTATAAAATACCCTCCCGGCTACTGGAAAAAGATCAAAGCCATTGCTGATAAATACGGTATATTGATCATTGATGATGAAGTGATGAGCGGATTTGGCCGCACCGGCAAATGGTTTGGCATTGACCACCATGGTGTCGAACCTGATATTATGTGCGTAGCAAAGGGGCTTACTTCCGGCTATATCCCGCTTGGGGCAATGATCGTGAAAGAAGAGATCGCTCAATCCTTTGATGACGCACCCTTGCCTTTAGGGCTTACCTATTCTGCCCATGCTGTAGCTTGTGCCGCAGCTTTAGCTGTTATTGATATTTATGAAGAAGAAAATCTCATAGAAAATGCTGCCAATATGGGACGATACATGGAAGAAAGAATGGAAGAAATGAAACAAAAACACCCTTCAATAGGTGATTTCCGTACTACAGGTTTATTGGGCTGTATTGAATTGGTAAAGAACAGGGAAACTAAAGAACCCGTTACCCCCTGGAATGCCAAACCCAACGAAATGGACGTAACAAATAAGATGGCAGCCAAGATCAGGGAACTCGGCATGTTCACATTTGTACGGTGGAACTGGATATTTACCTGCCCTCCCTTATGCGTTACCAAAGAGCAGATTGATGAGGGATTGGATATTATCTCACAAGCGATTGAAATTGCAGATAGTACTTACTTAACTCCGTAGTTTGATTTAAAAGTGAAACTTACTTACTATTAAATGAAATAATAATAAGATAAAGTTACTGGGTACTGGGTACTGGTAGAGTGAATACTGCCAGAAGAAAGAATTATTAAAACCCCAGAACCCAGTAACCAGAGCCCGGTAGCTGTTCATTAAGAGCAATAAGAATAGCTCTGAATACAAGTTTCATTTAAAACCTAAAAATCGGTCTAATAAAAAGAAAGAAAAGTGATGTAAATGTTACGATACTTCCTTAATTTAGTTGCCGTAAAAGTAAAAAATTAATAATAATAGGGTCAACCAGCACCCAGTAACCAGCATCCAGTAACTGATAATTTGATGCATGATGTTAATAATGATTACAATTTAAGTTGTTTTTTTTAATTTAGATTTTTAGGTAAAATATTAAATTCCGATACTAACAGAAAAAGCCCCACATTATGTGAGGCTCAAGATTAAAATTACCAACTAATAATGTTTAAACTATGCTAGTTTAACATTCACCGCATTTAATCCTTTTTTTCCTTCCTGAAGTTCGAATGTTACTTCATCATCTTCTTTGATCTCATCAATAAGACCAGATACATGTACAAAGTATTCTGTTTCAGTTTCTGTGTCTTTAATAAATCCAAATCCTTTGGACTGATTAAAAAATTTAACTTTTCCTTTTTTCATCTGTAAATAATTTGTTTTTTAAAGGCCTGCCTGCCTTACAGGTGGCAGGCAGGTCAGACGGAAACCGCATCCCAGTACTTGGGATACAGGTCTCATAATAAATATAAATTGAGAATTTTTGCAAAGATAAACTAAAATAAATACTTAATCATGTTTTTTTTTAAAAAAAAATATTTTCTAACAATTCCTATAGGGCATCTCTAAAAACTACACCATATATTCCCCTCTATCAAGAGGGGCAAGGGGTGTGTTTTAAAAAATATGTAGTTTTTAGAGATGCCCTATAGATCATACTTATTCGCCTTGATCAGTTTCCCTGCAATACTCCTTCTTGATTTAATTGTATTGAAGGGCTCTTTTTTGGTAAAACGTTTTAATCCAAGGGATAATAGTTTCAATTCATCCCCTTCACACATAGCGTAGATAGCGCTTTTTGCGGCAAGATACAACCTGTCCATAGCATCATTTATATATGTCTTTGTTATCTCTATTTGAGTTTGACAAGTATCTTCACCCTGGAGGTCAATTAGCTTTTGTGTTCTGAGCAATGTAGATTCGCTTAGATAGGTATTGATCACCATATCAGCACAATTCATCAAAATTTCCTGTTCATTTGCTAATTTCTGCATATATTTTTGAGCAGCGAAACCGGCTATCATCAGCGAAGCTTTTTTCATATTCTCCACAGCTTTTTTCTCATCTCCAA harbors:
- a CDS encoding cold shock domain-containing protein gives rise to the protein MKKGKVKFFNQSKGFGFIKDTETETEYFVHVSGLIDEIKEDDEVTFELQEGKKGLNAVNVKLA
- a CDS encoding aminotransferase class III-fold pyridoxal phosphate-dependent enzyme; its protein translation is MQETAISETDQILQNNLNHTLFSWSKQSGLDPVRVAYAEGVYFYDYDGKKYLDFSSQLMNVNIGHGHPKVREAVLKQMEEVSYVYPGMITKVRGELGKKLTEITPGSLNRTFFTLGGAEAIENAIKLARVYTGRHKIIAQYRSYHGATYGAISAGGDPRRHAVDSQQLPNIVHVENPYFYRCPWNSSTPEECARLCAEQVERVIQFENPDNVAAILLEGESGSSGCIKYPPGYWKKIKAIADKYGILIIDDEVMSGFGRTGKWFGIDHHGVEPDIMCVAKGLTSGYIPLGAMIVKEEIAQSFDDAPLPLGLTYSAHAVACAAALAVIDIYEEENLIENAANMGRYMEERMEEMKQKHPSIGDFRTTGLLGCIELVKNRETKEPVTPWNAKPNEMDVTNKMAAKIRELGMFTFVRWNWIFTCPPLCVTKEQIDEGLDIISQAIEIADSTYLTP